Proteins encoded within one genomic window of Nordella sp. HKS 07:
- a CDS encoding acetamidase/formamidase family protein: protein MTTHLFIATRWHNVLGTLPAALTIASGDTVITETIDAHGFDKDGLQRAPEPNPMNGPIFVTGAEPGDALKVEILRMTPIRATGWTRASLAGNVVDPEFVRSLPPRDKANWRIDRQALTATLEPAVPGLEDFILPLEPMIGCFGVAPAGGQAFSTATSAENGGNMDYRGFGPGATVWFPVAVPGALFFIGDCHATQGDGEIVGTGIETCFEVEVRLTVDKGRPLVWPRGESATEIFSIGNARPLDQALQHATTDMFNWLTSDYGLSPKAASHLMGQVVRYDVGNVYDPAYTMVCRIEKKWLPRR from the coding sequence ATGACAACACATCTCTTCATCGCAACCCGGTGGCACAATGTGCTGGGCACCTTGCCTGCCGCCCTTACAATCGCCTCGGGCGATACCGTGATCACCGAAACGATCGATGCGCATGGCTTCGACAAGGATGGCCTGCAGCGCGCCCCGGAGCCCAATCCGATGAACGGTCCGATCTTCGTGACCGGTGCGGAGCCCGGCGATGCGCTCAAGGTCGAGATTCTGCGCATGACGCCGATCCGCGCCACCGGCTGGACGCGCGCGTCGCTTGCCGGCAATGTCGTCGACCCGGAATTCGTCCGCAGCTTGCCGCCCAGGGACAAGGCGAATTGGCGGATCGACAGGCAGGCGCTGACAGCGACACTCGAACCTGCCGTGCCGGGCTTGGAGGATTTCATCCTGCCGCTCGAACCGATGATCGGCTGCTTCGGCGTGGCGCCGGCCGGAGGCCAGGCTTTCTCCACCGCGACCAGCGCGGAGAACGGCGGAAACATGGACTATCGGGGCTTTGGTCCCGGCGCGACAGTGTGGTTTCCGGTTGCGGTGCCGGGCGCGCTCTTCTTCATCGGTGACTGCCATGCGACACAGGGCGATGGCGAGATTGTCGGCACCGGCATCGAGACCTGCTTCGAGGTCGAGGTGCGCCTCACGGTCGACAAGGGCCGCCCGCTCGTCTGGCCGCGCGGCGAGAGCGCCACCGAGATCTTTTCAATCGGCAATGCGAGACCACTCGACCAGGCGCTGCAGCACGCGACGACCGACATGTTCAACTGGCTGACGAGCGACTACGGCCTGAGCCCTAAGGCCGCGAGCCACCTCATGGGCCAGGTCGTCCGCTACGACGTGGGCAATGTTTACGATCCGGCCTACACCATGGTCTGCCGC
- a CDS encoding amidohydrolase, with protein sequence MPDFPIVDSHVHLADPSRFGYAWTRNAPSLNRRVLPADFIKAANGVKIDRFVFVEVDVDLPQHLAEAEWIAGLAQNDKRLAGMVAALPLERGKAIAAELDRLRQNKILRAVRRLIQNQADPGFCIRPEFIDGLRLLAQHDIAFDICVLHHQMPNVIKMVSQCPDVRFVLDHIGKPGIKAGIFDPWRQQLKELAAFPNVHCKISGVSTEADHKNWTREQLKPYIAHTIDTFGFDRIMFGGDWHVLELAGTYPDWVDIVDWVVEGASADEKRKLFRDNAIRFYRLDQPE encoded by the coding sequence GTGCCAGATTTTCCGATTGTCGACAGTCATGTGCATCTCGCCGACCCGAGCCGCTTCGGCTATGCCTGGACCAGGAACGCCCCTTCGCTCAATCGCCGCGTTCTGCCGGCCGATTTCATCAAGGCCGCCAACGGCGTGAAGATCGACCGCTTCGTTTTCGTCGAGGTCGATGTCGACCTTCCCCAGCATCTGGCCGAAGCTGAGTGGATCGCAGGCCTCGCCCAGAACGACAAGCGGCTTGCCGGCATGGTCGCGGCCCTTCCTCTCGAGCGCGGAAAGGCCATCGCGGCCGAGCTCGACCGGCTGCGCCAGAATAAGATCCTGCGTGCCGTCAGGCGGCTGATCCAGAACCAGGCCGATCCCGGTTTCTGCATCCGCCCTGAATTCATCGACGGTCTCAGGCTCCTGGCCCAGCATGACATCGCCTTCGACATTTGTGTCCTGCATCATCAGATGCCGAATGTCATCAAGATGGTCAGCCAGTGTCCGGATGTCCGTTTCGTGCTGGACCACATTGGCAAGCCCGGCATCAAGGCGGGGATTTTCGATCCGTGGCGTCAGCAGCTCAAGGAGTTGGCCGCCTTCCCGAATGTCCATTGCAAGATCTCGGGCGTCTCCACCGAGGCCGATCACAAGAATTGGACGCGCGAGCAGCTCAAGCCCTATATCGCACACACGATCGACACGTTCGGGTTCGACCGCATCATGTTTGGCGGTGACTGGCATGTCCTCGAGCTCGCCGGCACATATCCGGATTGGGTCGATATCGTCGATTGGGTCGTCGAGGGCGCAAGTGCTGATGAGAAGCGCAAGCTCTTCCGCGACAATGCCATTCGTTTCTACCGGCTCGACCAGCCTGAATGA